The following proteins come from a genomic window of Lycium ferocissimum isolate CSIRO_LF1 chromosome 4, AGI_CSIRO_Lferr_CH_V1, whole genome shotgun sequence:
- the LOC132052884 gene encoding uncharacterized protein LOC132052884 encodes MSTLDTVNTDIEANVSGGGDNAELRRHRRRQRRRRRRRRPSIAGSSETTTDGSFRFSDSDSDQSWHSVAGGGSYRYEECGSSMRRAEGNLVKKRGTCELPDDDEEIDLECGELELKVHNSNKKEEKSCRICHLSLLKCGGIGDDDQLLEPSGGMAIELGCSCKGDLAAAHKQCAETWFKIKGNTICEICGATAINIIGGQASEASNATITTIRAPSAPVVLSETRRFWHGRRVMNFLLACMIFAFVISWLFHFKIFP; translated from the exons ATGTCAACTTTAGACACTGTTAACACTGACATAGAAGCAAATGTTAGTGGTGGTGGTGATAATGCTGAGCTCCGCCGTCATCGCCGCCGTCAACGTCGCCGTCGCCGGCGCCGGAGACCATCCATTGCAGGTAGCAGTGAGACAACTACCGATGGGAGTTTTCGGTTTTCGGATTCCGATTCTGATCAGTCTTGGCACTCAGTAGCAGGTGGTGGGTCCTACCGTTATGAAGAATGTGGGTCCTCTATGAGGAGGGCTGAGGGTAATTTGGTCAAAAAAAGAGGGACTTGTGAGTTGcctgatgatgatgaagagatTGATTTGGAATGTGGTGAATTGGAGTTGAAGGTGCATAATAGtaataagaaagaagagaagagttGTAGGATTTGTCATTTGAGTTTGTTGAAATGTGGTGGTATTGGTGATGATGACCAATTATTAGAGCCTTCTGGTGGAATGGCTATTGAATTGGGCTGTTCTTGTAAAGGTGATTTGGCTGCTGCTCATAAGCAGTGTGCTGAAACTTGGTTCAAAATTAAGGGAAACAC GATTTGTGAAATCTGTGGTGCAACGGCGATAAACATTATTGGAGGGCAGGCAAGTGAAGCCAGCAATGCTACAATAACCACAATCAGAGCACCGAGTGCACCTGTAGTCCTTTCTGAAACCCGAAGATTCTGGCATGGACGCCGCGTCATGAATTTCCTGCTTGCATGCATGATTTTCGCCTTTGTCATTTCAtggctttttcacttcaaaaTATTCCCCTGA
- the LOC132052886 gene encoding uncharacterized protein LOC132052886 produces the protein MANALVNRAANVNQSTSFLRVSFSFLRNLSTATTPTTDPKTTSSKPKRKKKKNLFEVAQFLPNWGLGYHMAKTHWTGVSYEITKINLYKDGRHGKAWGLAYRDGLPIADAPKKISGVHKRCWKYIANMKKAEGSLDQIKKAEESTPNPDVQAA, from the exons ATGGCTAATGCTCTTGTGAACAGAGCAGCTAATGTGAATCAATCCACGAGCTTCTTGAGGGTTTCTTTTAGTTTTCTCAGAAATCTGAGCACTGCAACAACACCTACTACGGATCCTAAAACGACATCGTCGAAGccgaaaaggaagaagaagaagaatcttTTTGAGGTTGCTCAGTTTTTGCCTAATTGGGGTCTCGGTTATCATATGGCTAAGACTCATTGGACTGGTGTCTCTTATGAAATCACTAAAATTAATCTTTATAAG GATGGTAGACACGGTAAGGCTTGGGGACTCGCTTATAGAGATG GTTTACCAATTGCTGATGCACCGAAGAAAATAAGTGGCGTACATAAGAGGTGCTGGAAGTACATTGCAAATATGAAGAAAGCTGAAGGAAGTCTTGATCAAATAAAGAAAGCTGAAGAAAGTACTCCTAATCCAGATGTTCAAGCTGCTTGA
- the LOC132052885 gene encoding tubulin beta-2 chain-like: MREILHIQAGQCGNQIGSKFWEVVCAEHGIDSTGRYHGDTDLQLERVNVYYNEASGGRFVPRAVLMDLEPGTMDSIRSGTYGQIFRPDNFVFGQSGAGNNWAKGHYTEGAELIDSVLDVVRKEAENCDCLQGFQVCHSLGGGTGSGMGTLLISKIREEYPDRMMLTFSVFPSPKVSDTVVEPYNATLSVHQLVENADECMVLDNEALYDICFRTLKLTTPSFGDLNHLISATMSGVTCCLRFPGQLNSDLRKLAVNLIPFPRLHFFMVGFAPLTSRGSQQYRSLTVPELTQQMWDAKNMMCAADPRHGRYLTASAMFRGKMSTKEVDEQMLNIQNKNSSYFIEWIPNNVKSTVCDIPPTGLKMASTFIGNSTSIQEMFRRVSEQFTAMFRRKAFLHWYTGEGMDEMEFTEAESNMNDLVSEYQQYQDAVADEDEYEEEEEDAYQD; encoded by the exons ATGCGTGAGATTCTTCACATTCAAGCTGGCCAATGTGGCAACCAAATCGGATCCAAGTTTTGGGAAGTGGTATGTGCGGAGCATGGGATTGATTCCACAGGAAGATACCATGGAGACACAGATCTACAACTTGAAAGGGTAAATGTGTATTACAATGAAGCTAGTGGTGGACGGTTTGTTCCTAGGGCTGTACTTATGGATCTGGAACCAGGGACTATGGATAGTATTAGATCTGGAACTTATGGTCAGATCTTCAGGCCTGATAACTTTGTTTTTGGTCAATCTGGTGCTGGAAATAACTGGGCTAAAGGTCATTATACGGAGGGTGCTGAGTTGATTGATTCTGTGCTTGATGTTGTCAGGAAAGAAGCTGAGAACTGTGATTGCCTACAAG GTTTTCAGGTGTGCCACTCCCTGGGAGGAGGGACTGGATCTGGAATGGGGACACTTTTGATTTCAAAGATAAGAGAGGAGTACCCAGATAGAATGATGCTCACTTTCTCTGTTTTCCCATCCCCAAAGGTTTCAGACACTGTTGTTGAGCCTTACAATGCAACACTATCTGTTCATCAACTTGTGGAGAATGCAGATGAGTGCATGGTTCTTGACAATGAGGCATTGTATGACATTTGCTTCCGTACCCTCAAGCTGACAACTCCTAGCT TTGGTGACCTGAATCACCTAATATCTGCAACCATGTCCGGAGTAACTTGTTGCCTCAGATTTCCTGGCCAGCTTAACTCTGATCTCAGAAAGCTTGCTGTCAACCTCATTCCTTTCCCCCGTCTTCACTTTTTCATGGTTGGGTTTGCACCACTTACCTCACGTGGTTCACAACAATACCGGTCCTTGACTGTCCCTGAGTTAACCCAGCAAATGTGGGATGCGAAGAACATGATGTGTGCTGCTGACCCTCGACATGGCCGCTATTTGACAGCATCAGCCATGTTCCGTGGAAAGATGAGCACCAAGGAAGTTGATGAACAGATGCTTAACATTCAGAACAAAAACTCCTCATACTTCATTGAGTGGATCCCCAACAATGTTAAGTCAACAGTCTGTGATATACCACCAACTGGTCTCAAGATGGCATCAACTTTCATTGGAAACTCAACCTCAATTCAAGAAATGTTCCGTCGTGTTAGCGAACAGTTCACAGCCATGTTTAGGAGGAAGGCTTTCTTGCATTGGTACACTGGGGAAGGCATGGACGAGATGGAGTTCACGGAGGCTGAGAGCAACATGAATGATTTGGTCTCTGAATACCAGCAGTATCAAGATGCTGTAGCTGATGAGGACGAGTATGAGGAAGAGGAGGAAGACGCATATCAGGATTGA